From Oxyura jamaicensis isolate SHBP4307 breed ruddy duck chromosome 26, BPBGC_Ojam_1.0, whole genome shotgun sequence:
TGGAAGGGACAACCCACAGAGGAGCTCGACCCCTAgtgggggggtgctgggggcaccgcAGGGTGACAGCCCCCTCCCACCTcgctctgcccctgccctccGCCCCCCCAAGATGGGGAGGGCCAAGTCCAGCACCTCCCCTggtcccccccccacacacactcaGGAGGGACTCAGGGTGCTGGATCTCCACAATTTATTGTGTTTGGGGTCCTCACACCTacggagccccccagccccactaTGGGGGGGGGGCAAGCCCCCCACCCCTACTCCTTCTTGTTGCCCCACTTGGCCATCTTGTTGTTGATGGGCATCTTCTGGAAGCGGCTGGACTTCATGTAGGCAGCGACCTTCTCCAGGGCCTGCGGGAGCAAGGGGAGTGCTGGGGACCCAtccgcccccccagccctgacctCAGGAGCCCCCACCCACGGCCCCCCCATACTCACCCCGAAGCGGTCCATGAAGTCCTTGAGGTTCTTGTAGGGCTCCAGGCACTTGGGCTCGAAGATGCTGTTCTGATCCAGCACGTCGAACATGAGGAAGTCCACGAAGGTGAGCTGcgggggggacacacacacacggtgAGGGGCAGCGAGGGGATgacccccccgccccgctccccggccGTACCTTGTCCCCCGCAAACCACTTGCGGTCCCCCAGAAAGTTGGAGAAGAGCTTCAGCTTCCCCGGCAGCTGCTCCAGGTACCCCGGCTTCAGCTTCTCCTGCAAGGGCAAGGAGGCGGCAGTGGCTCCCGCCGCCCAGGGACACCCCCACGTGGGGTCCCCGAAACGACCCcccccaccctgcagcccccgggggggcacTCACGAAGTCGGGGTTGTAGCAGACCATGACCAGGCTCATGCGGAAATCCATCACCTGGTTCTCCAGCATGTCCACGCgcagcttctcctcctccgTCTCCCCGCCTGCGGGACGGGGCAGCCGTCAGACCCCCCCCCGAcacccccccccagcaccgcaGCCCCCCCTGCACTCACACATGTTGTGCTTGCGGGCGATGTAGCGCAGGATGGCGTTGCTCTGGGTCAGCTTGGTGCTGCCATCGATGAGAtaggggagctgggggaggcagcggagggggggggggggtcagccCTGgaagcccccagcacccccgtgCGCCCCCACCCCGTGCCTGGCCCCCACCTACGTTGGGGAAATCGAGGCCCAGCTTCTCCTTCTCGTTGGTCCAGTCGCTTGGGTCAAAGTTTGGAGctggggggggaaagggagatgggaggagcgggggggggggggcacagggagatggggggagcggggaggggggggcacagggagaTGGGTGCCCCCGGTTCCCCCCCACTGCACCAAGGAGGCGGGGGACGCGCAGAGGGGgtccccaggagcagcccccccgccccccggctcCCACCCCacccatcccccccccccaggcacaGAGCCAGGGTCAAGgtccggggccgggggggggggggggcagcagggggtcCCCTCCTCGGGCCGTGCCGCCCCCCACCTGGCCCGGGGCTGTACTGCCGCTCCTCGTAGGGGGTCCCGGTGTACTCCAGCAGCAGGCGGATGGCGTGGGccagctggggacagagcaCGGCGCCTCGTcacccccccgccaccccccggTATTAGGACCCCCCCGGTATTAggaccccccccgccccgtccccTCCCGTGTCCCCGGGCTCACCCCGCGGATGTCCCAGTAGCCCAGCGTGACCACCATGGCGACGGCGGGGACAGCGCTGGGGACAGCCGGGTCAGGACGGGGCGGGACGGGGGCGGCACCGAGAGGCCGAGCCCCNNNNNNNNNNNNNNNNNNNNNNNNNNNNNNNNNNNNNNNNNNNNNNNNNNNNNNNNNNNNNNNNNNNNNNNNNNNNNNNNNNNNNNNNNNNNNNNNNNNNACGGGGCTGCTCCGTCCCAAGtatccccccccccaccccatgcCCCCAGcgtgggatgggggggggatACTTGGGACGGAGCAGCCCCGTatggccccgagccccccggcagggcaggggatgggggcaggcagtgccccagccccacgcctCCCTCCGGGCGTCCCCTGGGCCGCCAGGTCCCCAGCGGGACCAGGGCACAGCGTGggtgaggggctggggtgggtgctgcacccagcctgtccccacgGCCCCTCGTGGCAGGGCGAGAAAGGACGGAGATTTGGGCAGGCCCTTCACGAGCATCAGGACCCCGCCTGGGCGCTGGGGGGGCCCCGCATGGCATCCCCGCACCCGGCaccggcagcccccagcccggcacTGGGAGGTGAAGCCAGGGTCCCCAGCAGGTCCCTGCCCACGTCACCCCCCCAGAGCCTGGCCCCAGCAGGGTCCAACCACGCTGAGagaaagcagtggaaaataACCAAGaaggcacacacaaaaaaaagaaacacaaaacactaCCAAGAGAAGGGAGCAAAGCCCCCAGAGCGGAGGCactggcacagccctggggacagcgggggggggggggggcagcccagggcactgggcagcaggaggggagcagcagcggccaggggggacacggggccgggagcggggggCTCAGCGGGGGGGCAGAGCGGAGGTGATGGTGAGCGCGTCCTCCTCCTGGATGGTCTCCAGCTCCTCGCTCTGCACCGCCTGCGTGATGAGCGTCAGCTCCTGGCACAGCGTCTCGAAGCGGTAGCTGACGCGGATGTCGGGGACGTTGGTGCGGCGGATGTCATTGCCCTCCGGCCCCTCCTTCAGGTAGTGGGGGCCCAGCCAGTAGCTCTTCACCTGGGGGCAGAGCAAGGGgaggctcctgcagccgcccgccccctccccgcggagatcgggggtcctgggggggcCAGGGGCAGCGGTACCTTGTGGGAGAAGCCGCTCATGAGGACGCTGTTGCGGGCCAGCTCGCACATGTCGCAGGAGCTCAGCTTCCAGACTTGCGTGGCGATGCTGTACTCCTCCATCAGCGGCTCCTGGGGGGCACAGCCTCAGCACCCACCCACCCAAAGAGGATGGGGGGGGGCAGCTTCTCCCACCCGCCCTGCACCTCCAGCACCCTCCGCAGCCCACtgcccttttcttcctccaggcCCCCACCAACCCCGTCCCGTGGCCATGGTGGCTGCCCCacgggggtcctgggggggcGGGGTCCCGTGGTCCCCCCCAGCAGCTCACCTTGGTGAAGTGGAACTGGAGGGGGTCGTCGGTGGAGAGGGAGACCATGAGCCCCCGCGAGAGGTACTCGGGCAGGGGGTTGCGGTGGTAGCTGAGGAAGAGGCTGTTGTTGCTCAGCGGGGACATGGCGATGCCGATCTGCGCCAGGTAGTACAGGTACTGCAGCACGGGGGCCTGGGGGGCacagtggggtggggggggcacaGCGGGGTCAGGGGGGGCCCAGCCGTGcaccccagccccccccagcatccccccGGCCCGCTCACCTTGCGGAGCAGCAAGCCGTGCGAGATGTTCTCCGACACCATGAAGCCCGAGACGAGGTGGTGGATGGGGCCGGCCTCGCCACAGTGCGGGCGCAGCACGAAGGTGTGGAACCCGCGTTTCCTGCCACGGGGGGACAACCGTCAGCGCCCGCCCCCCGccgagacccccccccccccccgagcaccCCCAGGCGCGGGGCCTTACCGCCGGAGGTGGTTGAGCACCGTCATGTTGGCGTACATGTAGTACAGGTAGTAGGAGTAGGGCGGGTTGTCCTCCTCCACCCAGTTCCCTGGCAGGGGGCTGTCCAGGTTGAAGATGTGGTGCTCGGGCTTGGACTCATCATCCACGCTGTCGAAGCCGTCCACCTGCAGGTGAGACGCCGCCGGGGTCACCCCTCCACCAAGGACGCCCACCCCAGAGCCgtgaggaagggagggagcgGGTCCCGGCTGGGGGTGCACCGgtggcccccggccccccgcagGAGGCGGCGCTCACGTGCTCCAGGAAGAGGTGCAGCTCGGGGTGCTGGGCAGGGTGGATGGTGGCCTCGTAGAGGGGCAGGAAGATGTTCTCCAGCATCTCCTGGAAGTTGGCTAACTGCTTCTTCGTCCGGTAGACATCGCTGCTCGGGGACGGCCGACGGTCAGAGCCCGGTGCCCCGTCCCGGCCCCGCCAGCCAGCGGCTGGGTGttcccggtccccccccccaggacatGGCCCAGGTGGGGGCGGCTGCCCCCCGGCACTCACAAGAGCCGGGGCACCTGCACAAGCCAGCGGACGTTGTTGGAGTGGACGCGGTGGTTGACGGCCCAGCAGGCCAGCTTGTCCCACTCATCCCGGGAGCGGCCGTAGATGGAGAGCCGCAGCTCGGCGTTTTGGTACTTGCTCTCCTCCAGGTCGGACATCACCTCCTGCCAGGGAGGGGGAAGCGTCACCCTTCGGCCaccagggacggggacaggggtGGCATTGCCACTGCGAGCACCGGAGGGAGGGAGACACGGGGCCTCACCTTGATGATGTGGGCGAAGTACTTCCCCGAGACGCGGTTGTCCGTCTTGATGAAGATCTCCCGCAGGATGGACTCGCCGATGGGGTTGTACTTGGCATTGAACTTGTCGAAGCGGTGGAAGGTGTTGCGGTCCTGGCATGGGGGCACAGACGTGAGCTGaggctccccagccccctggAGCCACCAAAACATCCCCATCCAGAGCTTTGGGCACCCCCACCCCACCATGGGACACCCCCGGAGATCTCCCACCCCGGCCAGAGACGAGCTGGAGGCCCTGCTCATCTCCAAGATTTGGGGATGTTTCCCCGTACCGCGTGGACGTCCAGAGTGTCCACGCTGAGGTCGTAGGCCGTGAGGTTCATGGTCTCAAAGACCTCCTTGAGCGTCTGCTCCTTGCCCTTCTCCACGTGGACGATTTCATCCAGGTGCTTCTTCATGGCCCGCTTGATGAAGCGCAGGAGATGCTTCTGGTTCATGCAGGACGAGGCGTGGATGTGAGTGTCCACCTGCAAGCCAGAAGCGATGCTCAGCCCCGAGAGCCGCCGGGTGCTCCCTGCCCGAGCCAGGACCCCACCACACGCCAGTACCTTGCGGATGTTGTAGAAGTCGCGGTGGGGCACCTTCTTCTGGGCCGCCAGCTCCTTCATCTCGTTGAGCAGGACGTGCATCTGGAACTTGGAGCTCAGGTACTGCAGCCGGCGGTAGCAGAAGGATTTGCTGCCcgaggcagggagggggcatcAGTtttggggagagaagggagaaaatccATCCCCGAAAGGCTGGTGCCCACCAGGAGGAGGGGACGCGGCTCTGGACTCTGGGGCCCCCCACCCCCTGCATGGTGACCACGAGCCAGGACAGACGCGGGAGCTGCACCAGGACCAGGTGCCACAGCCACGTCCCCCAGAGCTGTCCCCAAGGTGCCCACCCCCACGGCGGGGCCCTTCTCCTCACATGGGCCCGTTGATGATCAAAGCCATGAGGAAATTCATGTCGGCGATGAACTCCTGCAGGTCGGGGTACGGCAGGTCCAGCTCCGTGCTCCTGCCGGGCACAGAGACGGTGCAGtgggtcggggggggggggggctgtggcaCACGTCCCCCCGTCCCCAGCCACCCACCGCAGCCCCTCGCCCAGCCCATCGCAGCGGCGAGCCTCCCCCCCTCACTTGTCGGTGGGGTCCTGCTTGGTGTAGACGTGCACCACGCCATCCACCATCTTCAGCCCGAAGCCCAGGTCGGCCGGCATGGTCTGGGGGTCCCACTTCTCGTAGGGGTGCTGCTCCGCGAACGGGGGGTGCACGGGGGCATCTGTGGCCAGGAGAGACCCCACGGTCACGCACCAGACGTCCCCATCACCCACCagcgtccccatccccagcgtGGGGACCCTCCTGTCCCACGCTCACCGGCGGCCACGGGGGTCTCGGGCACCTCCTCGTAGCCGCGGGTCTCCAGGGGCTTCTCGGAGAGCTCCTGCAGGTAGCGGGCGGTGGTTTTGCAGAAGCTCTGCAGCGACAGCCCCATGTACTTCTCCCGCAGGAACAGCGCCTTCACCACGCTCTTGGCCGCGTCCAGCAGGTCCGTgaagggcacctgggaagggacACAAAAACAAGGTGGGGGGGatttcaccccaaaacctcccgTGGGTGCTGAAGGTGCCCCTGGTGGGGGGCAGAGGCTCACCCCGCACTTCTCCTCCCCGGAGATGGTGACGCGCTGGAACTCCCGCTCCAGCAGCGCGTCACGGTCCTTGGGGACGTGGTCCACCAGGTCCTCGCTCTGCTCCTTGAAGAGCCTGCGGGCACGGCCAGCGGCCGGTGAGACGGGGACACGGCctcgcgcccccccccccggggggctgcacCCGGCCCCCGGTGGCAGGAAGGTGGTGGCGTCCCCAGGCGTGCCACCGCCGGGTGCGGGCAGCCGGGTGCCACATCCCGGTTGGTGGCAGttgtccccccccctccaccccgcTATGCCCAGACgcatcccccagccccacaggagcACAACGAAAAGTGGGGGGGGGACAGAGAACGAAACAACTCGTGACAGAGACAACTCCCAAGCGGAGACAGGAGGGAGGGGACACGCAGCGCCGGGGGGGTgacagggccaggctggggacagaTCTGCCCCATGCCACCAGCACGGACCCCAGTTCACCCCAAATCCCCCATCCCTAAACCCCCCCCGGGCGCATTAACCCCTTCACTGCCAGCcttggcagcagggctgggggcacctctCGGCTCTGTGTTTGGGGAGCGGTGGGGGGGCCagagtggggctggggggaccccGAGCCCCCGGTGTCACCGAGCCAAACACTCACTGTAAGTCCGCAGCACTGTCAACTTTCAGGAAGTCCTGTTTGGCTCTGAGCAAAATGTCGGGCTCGAGTCTGGGGACAGCGGAGGGGACAGCCGGGAGGGGACAgccaggaggagagaggggcCAGGGcgttggggagggggagagaaaacacCCCATTAATGCCCAACccaacaaaaccacacagaaaccagaaaaaaaaaaaaaaagaaagaaaaataagacagcAAGCGCAACACCCAcgggagaggagaggacacaGAGCTGGCACAGAGGACTGACAGCCCCCAGAGCAGGGCCGGGGTGCCCGCGGTACCCAGGGCGGTGGCTGTCCCCGTGTGGGGACCTGTCCCAGGGGGACCCCGGCTTACTTCACGTCCTGGCTGATCTGGCGCTCCAGGCGCTGCCGccgctcctccagctgctcgATGGGGCTCTCCTCGGGGAACTCGTAGGGTGCCGTCCGCATCTCGCTCTCGGCCAGCGAGCGGCAGAACAGCTCCTGCGGGCCCACCGCTGCCGTGAGCTGCGCCGGGTCTCAGCCcgcacccagccctgccaccagccctgccctccGCCCGTGCTATGAGCTGCGTTCAGCCTCAGCCCACAGCACGGGGACACCGAGGAGGCCACGCTGTCGGGCTGGGGGGACGCAACCTCAGGGGTGGAAGGGGAACAGCCGCGGGgttcccccccagccccgacCCACTGCAGAGCCCTGAGTGGGGGACACGGGTTTGGCATCAATCGGGTGCATGgggtccctccctgccaccgCGGCCCCTCCGCGGGCAGGGGGATGGACGCCAGGCTGTTGCTGCGTCCCGGGGGAAAGGAGAGGTGAAGCCCCCCCAGTCTGAGACCTGGCAAGCCTGGGGTGCAGGGAGGACCCACCTCAGCGATCTCCTTGTATTTGCCATCCATGGAGGTGCGCAGGTCGACAGGGAAGTGCTTCAGGCAGTGGGGTGTCCCGGGCAGGGAGCGCGCCGACTGCAGGGGCCGGGACCCCGGCCCCCCCCGCAACTCTGCAGGCACAGGCACAGCGTGAGCATGGAGTGGGGGGCTGCCTGTGCCCCGCGCCCAGGCAGGGAGGCGTTAtccagccccccccagccccctgcaaCTGGGATCCTGGTCCCACAGTGGTGggggagaaactgaggcagcgCAAGGGTAGGAGCTCCCTCGTCACCCGTCAGGGGACGTAACGAGCCAGCATCGTTAGTGAGAGAGGGGCTGAGGGACGGTGCCAGGACCCCCCGGGGCACTGCCACGGGTGCCCACACGGGTTGGGTCACCACGCTCCGTCCCTCGTCAGGCACTGGTGGCAGATCGGGTGCCCGTGTCACCCCATGCATCACCCCACGGCACCGTGGGCTTGTCCGGTGCCACCCAGCGAGCCCTGTGCTGCCGGGACATGCCCGGCGCCCTGTGCCACCTGCAACACCGCTGTCACCCTGTGCCACCGCCACCAGGACGTGCCCAGCACCTTGTGCCACCCGAGTCCGAGAACAGCCCCGACAGcccccctgagcccccccccgTGAGCATCCCACCAGCGGGGTGCCATCCATCACCTGCCNNNNNNNNNNNNNNNNNNNNNNNNNNNNNNNNNNNNNNNNNNNNNNNNNNNNNNNNNNNNNNNNNNNNNNNNNNNNNNNNNNNNNNNNNNNNNNNNNNNNctcctcctcctcctcctcctcctcctcctcctcctccccccccaccaGCGCGCACAGCCGCTGCGCCACGGCACCGccgcagagccccccccccccgccccccgctgCCATCGGGGGGGGCACCCGGCACTGCCCGGGACCACCggcaccccccggcccccacccCCGGCTGAGAGGAGCCCCCGCCGAGCAGCCCCGATGCCTCGGTGATGGGCGCACAGCCCCCaacacccccccaaaaaataaaacccccaaagcccccccggggggccaCCACCCGAACTCCCCCCCGGCACCGCATCAgctcccgccccccccccgggtcgctgcccccccccccatcgGCCTGGGCCGCCCCAGGGGCTGCGCGTGGGGGGGGTCTGGGGAGGGGGCGCCCCTAGTTGGGGGGGGCTCacctgcggggccgggggtcTGCAGGCTGCCCCGCTTCTTGAAGGGGAACTTGGCCGGGGCGGCCGAGGACATGGTGGCTCCGGGGGCGGCGGGGTaacggggtgggggggggagcgggggggcgggggcggccccCGGGGCCCCGCGGGACTCTTACGGCGGCGGGGCCGAGCGCTGGCCGCCGGCTCCCTCCCCTGGTTGATGATTGATGCAGGAAACCGGGGCTGGACCAAAGTCCCCGGCGGAGGCAGGCCGGAAGCCGGCCCGAGGAAGAGGATGGGGCGGAGGGAGGATGTGGGCGCggagcgggaggaggaggaggagggggggggggaggaaggggagggggaggNNNNNNNNNNNNNNNNNNNNNNNNNNNNNNNNNNNNNNNNNNNNNNNNNNNNNNNNNNNNNNNNNNNNNNNNNNNNNNNNNNNNNNNNNNNNNNNNNNNNTCCGACCCCCCACCAGCACcgcacccccctccccccccccggcccatCTGCGCCCCCCCCAAGACGAGCATCACCGCCCCCGGACCGGGTACCCCCCCTCCCCAGAGCCAGGCCTCGAAGCCCCCCAGAGAGGGGTGAccccatccctgcctgcccccccgCACACCCAGCCCCGGGGGTGTcccctcccgtcccccccccgtccccgcccGTCCCTACCTGCGCCGCTGCTCGCGGTGCGGTGACCAGGCCGGGAGCGCCAAgggcccccagccccgagccgggctgctttcagctgctgcccGAGCAGGGGGAATGCCGCCGGCCCCTCGCGTCCCCCTCgcgtcccccagccccagcgacGGGGACAGCGAGGGGACAGCGCCCGTCAGGGCCACCTGGGGGGACAGGGGCTGTCGGGGAGGGGGCGGTGGGGCCCCCCCAGCCTGAGCTCTGGGCTAAAGCCGTGCTCCCCCCAgcacccgccccccccccgcctgtGGGTCGGGAGGTTGGTATTTTAATTGGACCCCCTTCGTAAGCGCCAAGTTCATTAGAGGCTCAGAAGGAGCTTTGTGTCcgtggggacagcggggacaggCTGTCCCCACGCCGCCGCCACTGCTGGGCACGGCGGGAGCGAGTTTGTGCTGGGGGAAACACGGGGATGCCACCCCCGGTGACACCGCCGGGCGCGGGGGGGCACAAACCAACCCCTGGAGTCCGCAGCTCCGCCACAGGGACCCAGCGCCGGTCCCCAGCAGAGCCACCGCCGCACCCAGAGCCAGCCCCGGCAGCGCGGGGTGGGGGCACCCACCCTGGGGTCCTGGggtcctgctgggctgggggacgggggctgggctggggaggaggaggagacggGGGAGGAAGGCTGAGCACCGTCCTGTTAAAGAGCTTAGGCAGCAGCGAGCGGCGCTCAGCAGTGCAGGATTAGGGGTGCTCGTTACTGCCTGCAATAATTAGCTCAATTTCCCCAACAGGAGGAAacccacagccccagcatccCCTTGTCACCGTCCCCTTGTCACCGCCCTGGCAGCACCCGGGGTCCCTGGGTGTGACGCGAGCTGGGCTGAGCCCATCCCCAGCACaaagcccagccctgcagccccgcgGGGGGACACCCACAAGCGGGGTGCCCCAATCCCACAGAGCCCCCCAGACACCCCACAGGACCTggggtgtccccgtcccctgcgGGCAGGGGGTGACACGCCACCTGCCCCCTTACGTAAGGCCCCGTGCCCACCTCCCTGGCCGCCTCCCCGAgatgctctttcttttccaagccCTAATCTTTGCCATCTTGGGCTAATTGGATTTCCTGGGTCACATGGAGAGATAAAAAGTCCCCAAATCCGTCAGCCCAGAAATTGGGTTATCCATGGGGAATTAAGAGAGAGCTCGGGGGGCAGCCAGCCCGCGAGCACCCAGCGAAGCGCTCCGGCACCCCCGGCACGGCGCGGGGCAGCGGGCGCCTGGTTCGGCCTTTCGGGgcttccctttctcccccctCACCCTCCGCCCGCCCCCGGGGTGCGCGCGCGGCCCCCGCGAAGAGCTGGAAGAGCCCGGGGACCTAGAGGAGCTCGAGGCGTTGGAAGAGGAAGACGAGGCCATGGGGAGCGGGGCGAGCGCGGAGGACAAGGAGATGGCCAAGAGGTCCAAGGAGCTGGAGAAGAAGCTCCAGGAGGACGCGGATAAGGAGGCAAAGACGGTCAAGTTGCTGCTGCTCGGTAGGGTGGAGGGGACGTCCCCGCAGGGGGTGGCTGGGCACAGGGAGGACCCGGGAGCTGTCCCATGTCCCTACCTGGCACAGGGACCCCATCGATGGGGGGGATGTATCctctggggagaaaaagcaactgGGGCAAGGGACCGGGGCTGTGTCTGTGGTGCCAGGTGCCCCAGAGGTGCTGGTGTGGGGACACGCAGCCCCTGGCCCCATCCTCTCCTCTTGCTGCCCCTTTTTGTCCCCAGGAGAGCCCCTTCCCCTCAGCGGCGGGTGGGCTCTCGTTAGTCTGACGAGCTGTTCGTTGCGAGCAGAGGTTGTCCCCCCACTGGATGTCCCCCAGGGTTGTGCCTGGGACGGGCCAGGGGTGGCATCTGCTCTTGGTGGCATGTAGATGGGTGGCGGGGACCAAGGGGACACCGTGGGGATGAGGAATGGACTGGCTGAGGCCAGGACACCTTGGTGACACctgtgggggtgggggtgtcAGTGGGACATCCCCAAACCCTGCCCCACCGCTGGGCACAGGAGGGGACCGTCCCTTGGAGGACCCTGCACCCCGCACGGCCATCGGGGTAACGCCGcggggggcaggagcagcagtggggGCTTAGCCAGGTGAGGGGGGGCCGGGGTCAAGGCGATTAGCACCCTAATTCTAAGCAGCTTCCTGCGCCACCCTAAGCCGCTTAAAGCACCAAGGCAATCGCGGAGGCAGcgcagggctggtggcagcctCCGCAGGCCTGAAGCCACGGCgatgggcagggcagggggacacaGCAGCGCCCCTCACCGCGGCGTCAGGCCTGCGGCGTGCCCCAGCCCCCTCTCAGGTTTCCTTTGACTCCTTTCCAGGGGCTGGAGAGTCGGGCAAGAGCACCATTGTGAAGCAGATGAAGTGAGTACGGCTGTGGCTGCGCCCGATGGCCGGGTACCCAGACTGGGGGGGACACGACAAGGACTGAGCTCTGGGAACCCCTGGGGGGGGCATGGGGGCCGTAGGACCTGGGGGTCTCCCCAGTGCCATGCTGGTGGTGGGCTCCCAAAGAGGGAGTGATGCCGGGGTAAGAGggggcaccccagggtgccGGGCTCTGGGGCTGAGGctggtgtcccccccccccaggatcATCCACCAGGACGGCTACACGCCCGAGGAGTGCATGGAGTTCAAGGCCATCATCTACGGCAACATCCTGCAGTCCATCCTGGCCATCATCCGCGCCATGTCCACGCTGGGCATCGACTACGCCGAGTCGGGACGGGCGGTCAGTGGGGGCGTCCTGCCCGGGGGACGAGGGGAGGGGACGGCGCGTGGGGATGGCAGCGAAGGGCTCTCTCCCGCAGGACGACGGCCGGCAGCTCTTCAACCTGGCCGACTCCATCGAGGAGGGCACCATGCCCCCTGAGCTTGTCGACTGCATAAAGAAGCTGTGGAAGGACGGCGGGGTGCAGGCTTGCTTTGACAGAGCCGCCGAGTACCAGCTCAACGACTCGGCCGCGTAGTGAGTGCGGGGACGTGCGCGGGGACCCCCGCCTGCTGCAATCGCTCCCAGCTCCAAAATCCCCTCCCTGCTTCTGGGAACAGCCACAGCCCACCGCAGCCTACTGCCCCGTTCTTGGTCCACCCAAGGGCCCCACTGGTGCCGGCTGGCCGCagccccccgtgtccccatgtccccactgCGTGGGCAGGGTGAGGCCAGCTCAGGGCCATCTGTGCCCACCCGCGGTCTCGCTGCACCCCGCAGGGTGCGGGTTGGAGCCACGTCCTTCACCAAGCCCCAGCCCCAGACACCCCTGAGAGCCCAGCTGTCACCCGGGGCTGGCATCGCTCCCCCCGCGGGGACCAGGAcgtccccagcccctccacaGCGTGTCCCCTGCCGTCCCCGCAGCTACCTGAACCAGCTGGACAGGATCACGGCCCCCGGGTACCTCCCCAACGAGCAGGACGTGCTGCGGTCCCGCGTGAAGACCACGGGCATCATTGAGACCAAATTCTCTGTCAAGGACCTGAACTTCAGGTGGGTGCGCACCCACACCCACACCCCCGTGAGCAGGGGCAGCCCCTCCACCCCCGGCAGTGGGGACAGGGTCAGGGATGAAGGTACTGAATGTCCCCCTGATGCTCCGGGGCCACCGGCCCTGCCTAGACGAGGGATGTGAGATGGGTCACCGCacccccccgtgcccccgggTGCTGTGGGGGCACTG
This genomic window contains:
- the LOC118178393 gene encoding glutathione S-transferase 2-like; protein product: MVVTLGYWDIRGLAHAIRLLLEYTGTPYEERQYSPGPAPNFDPSDWTNEKEKLGLDFPNLPYLIDGSTKLTQSNAILRYIARKHNMCGETEEEKLRVDMLENQVMDFRMSLVMVCYNPDFEKLKPGYLEQLPGKLKLFSNFLGDRKWFAGDKLTFVDFLMFDVLDQNSIFEPKCLEPYKNLKDFMDRFGALEKVAAYMKSSRFQKMPINNKMAKWGNKKE